In one Coccinella septempunctata chromosome 6, icCocSept1.1, whole genome shotgun sequence genomic region, the following are encoded:
- the LOC123315937 gene encoding uncharacterized protein K02A2.6-like has product MKVELHVSRETKPVFRPKRPVAYAAQAQIEDELNRLQDLGIISPVDYSEWAAPIVVKKKANGSLRICGDYSTGLNDALQPHQFPLPTLDDIFSKLANSKVFSVIDLSDAFLQVEAQENSRKYLTINTHKGLFSYNRLPFGIKVAPTLFQQIIETMISGLEGTAAYIDDIIISGKNIEDHQRNLLNVLQRIREFGFHLKIQKFKFNLPEIKYLGNIINQHGIKPDPSRIEAVIHMPPPHDISTLRSYLGAINYYGKFVRNMHELRKPFDQLLKKNVKWEWSIDCQQSFDKFKEILQSNLLLTHYNPL; this is encoded by the coding sequence ATGAAGGTGGAATTGCATGTGTCGCGAGAAACTAAACCAGTTTTTCGTCCAAAACGACCAGTGGCTTACGCTGCACAGGCACAAATTGAAGATGAACTGAATCGACTTCAAGATCTTGGCATAATTTCTCCAGTTGATTATTCTGAATGGGCTGCACCTATTGTAGTAAAGAAAAAGGCAAATGGGAGTTTACGTATCTGTGGAGATTATTCGACAGGGTTGAATGATGCTCTTCAACCTCATCAATTCCCTCTTCCCACCTTggatgatattttttcgaaattagccAATTCAAAAGTATTCAGCGTTATTGACTTGTCTGATGCATTTTTACAAGTTGAGGCCCAGGAGAATTCAAGAAAGTACCTCACAATTAATACTCATAAAGGCCTATTTTCTTACAATAGGCTTCCATTTGGAATCAAAGTAGCTCCAACATTGTTTCAGCAAATTATCGAAACGATGATATCAGGATTGGAAGGAACAGCAGCATATATTGATGACATCATCATTTCTGGAAAGAATATAGAAGACCATCAACGGAATTTGCTGAACGTTTTACAGAGAATTCGTGAATTCGGGTTTCATCTCAAGATTCAAAAATTTAAGTTTAATCTACCCGAAATCAAATATTTGGGAAATATTATCAATCAACACGGAATAAAGCCCGATCCTTCAAGGATTGAAGCAGTTATCCATATGCCCCCACCTCACGATATATCTACACTACGTTCTTATCTAGGAGCAATTAATTATTACGGAAAATTTGTTAGGAATATGCACGAACTTCGGAAACCGTTCGACcaattgttgaagaaaaatgtaaaatGGGAATGGAGTATTGATTGTCAGCAATCTTTCGACAAATTTAAGGAAATTTTACAATCGAATCTCCTATTGACTCACTATAACCCATTGTAG
- the LOC123315936 gene encoding uncharacterized protein LOC123315936 translates to MSEQFQKTITEFIKAQQVQAQLQQDQLMKNQQEFLLLLSQSFKSSEVSPKSAEVSEEFRMETLGNGITEFHYDPENNITFDAWYRRYESLFIEDAQKLSDPAKVRLLLRKLDTQVHQQFINLILPKEPKEIDFKDTVAKLKEMFGKKTSIFNTRYQCMKLTKNSAEDFVAYAAKVNKFCEDFDIWKITADQFKCLIFVCGLESVDDSDVKSRLLSKIDGKNSESLNLEDLISECQRIINLKKDTAMVEHANTSMVNAISKKNYWSSKKSYDDNKEDKVESNISSSRDRPKSACWYCGQMHFAKDCTYRNHTCKNCNKVGHKEGFCGKNKKRNYKQNSNYRSNIISQVNSLTGRKYLQLMINGVMVNLQIDTASDITIISEEMWTKLGKPQCFPTKNLVRNASGQQLPLISEFKCNIALNNQSYSGKCYVSPVKNLNLLGIDWITMFGLWDIPLNSICNVMSVSRKDMLP, encoded by the coding sequence ATGTCggagcaattccaaaaaacaatAACAGAATTCATCAAAGCCCAACAAGTACAGGCGCAGCTACAGCAGGATCAATTGATGAAGAATCAACAAGAATTTCTTTTACTCCTGTCTCAGAGTTTCAAGTCAAGTGAAGTTTCACCAAAATCTGCAGAAGTAAGTGAAGAATTTCGTATGGAAACTCTAGGCAATGGAATCACTGAATTCCACTATGATCCAGAAAACAACATTACTTTCGATGCATGGTACCGACGTTATGAGAGTTTGTTCATCGAGGATGCACAAAAACTCTCAGATCCAGCTAAAGTGAGACTTTTACTCAGGAAATTGGACACACAAGTTCATCAACAATTCATCAATCTTATTTTGCCAAAAGAGCCTAAAGAAATCGATTTCAAAGATACAGTAGCTAAACTCAAAGAAATGTTCGGAAAGAAAACTTCAATTTTTAACACTCGTTATCAGTGTATGAAACTTACTAAAAATAGTGCGGAAGATTTCGTTGCATATGCTGCAAAAGTGAATAAGTTTTGTGAAGACTTTGACATCTGGAAAATAACAGCTGATCAATTCAAATGTCTTATTTTCGTGTGTGGGCTTGAGTCTGTTGACGATTCAGATGTGAAATCACGACTATTATCGAAAATTGATGGGAAAAACTCAGAATCTCTCAACCTTGAAGATTTAATTTCTGAATGTCAGCGTATAATCAATTTGAAGAAAGATACCGCAATGGTAGAACATGCCAACACATCAATGGTAAACGCAATTTCAAAAAAGAACTATTGGTCATCAAAGAAATCGTATGACGACAATAAGGAAGATAAAgtagaatcgaatatttcttcAAGCAGAGATAGACCAAAATCAGCATGTTGGTATTGTGGTCAGATGCATTTTGCCAAGGATTGTACCTACCGGAATCACACATGTAAAAACTGCAACAAAGTTGGTCACAAGGAAGGGTTTTGTGGCAAGAATAAGAAGAGGAACTACAAGCAGAACAGCAATTACAGAAGCAACATAATATCTCAGGTGAATTCACTAACAGGACGCAAATATCTGCAATTAATGATCAATGGCGTAATGGTCAATCTGCAAATCGATACTGCCTCAGATATCACCATAATATCGGAGGAAATGTGGACCAAACTAGGAAAGCCTCAATGTTTCCCAACGAAAAATTTAGTCAGAAATGCAAGCGGTCAACAACTTCCTCTCATTTCAGAATTCAAATGCAACATAGCCCTTAACAATCAATCATATTCAGGAAAATGCTATGTTAGTCCAGTGAAGAATCTCAATTTATTGGGAATCGATTGGATCACGATGTTTGGATTGTGGGACATTCCACTGAATTCTATTTGTAATGTGATGTCTGTGTCAAGAAAAGATATGTTACCCTAA
- the LOC123315938 gene encoding uncharacterized protein LOC123315938, whose product MTNAQPKIIIGQDNWPLLVNRKLVAGPWNGPAVSKTLLGWVLHGNLKYGEKNPNSVCHIQSFDIFREKDDLDVLHDLVKEQWRLEKIENSQELAPSPLDRRAQRTLDTTMTRVGQRYETGLLWRKEDLVLPESKANAFRRLRCVERKMDKDKDYAEMYTKKFEEMEEKKYIRRLSKSEIEEESNKIWYLPHFGVINPNKPNKWIKQYAFTADIKEMFLQVRVRKEDCYAQRILWRGMNRNVEPDVYEIMVVFFGSSCGPCLAQEAKNRNARDFAENFPEASEAIIRHHYMNEYLGNADELEDAKKLVRDVIYVHGQGGFVICNWIANDDRILEDVDMDLVAQGHKKLDSNNKDMVERILGVYWNPVEDTFCFQTKFNKIDRDILDNRRRPTKRDILKIVMSVFDPLGFLANFIVQGKIILQNIWRSKIGWDDEITHTLENQWQMWFSDLKNIYKFKIPRQYFSLNRHKSNIQLHVFCDASENCYAAVAYIRVQEEQAIQTNFVTAKTRVAPLRPLSIPRLELQGALMGARLGNYLKKEMNLNISSVFYWTDSRTVLHWIRSEARRFKVFVAQRLGEIQDITNIAEWRYVCSKENVADDATKRKISWDSQRWMNGPDFLRRNPEDWPREVETENFGIDPDTLEEKFDNVLIISTKTILSTPDALRFSKWQRLLRTTSYVLRFIDIMKRRCTGKGELSVEEINKAENLLFRKVQEESFMEEINALMQGKPFSSSSRLRTLNCFLSEQDGLLRLAGRLEKSELNVQTRKPIILDPQHKITKLIVQKYHEDVHHHGQEIVINNLRQKFWILRLRQTVKSIWNSCQLCKIRRATPRIPVMGQLPECRIQPTIRAFIKTGIDYFGPLEVTVKRSREKRYGAIFTCMTTRAVHLEIAHDLTTNSFINVLRQFGCRRGFPDEIYCDNGSCFKSAEKEITEEFKKIEKKEILDFTVMRKIKFFFNPPLAPHTGGSWERLIQSIKKIMKEILKCRYPPEHVLRTVLLECESILNSRPLTHLSLDSDDAESLTPNHFLIGPSNISPSFTETVEKDLNLMSSWRAAQRLADMFWSKWSREYLPTLIRSSKWYRDNGERSIQLGDVVIMVDPDGPRNLWQKAVVINVYPAKDGKIRTVDVRNSNNTIYRRHVAKLIVLDVKK is encoded by the exons ATGACGAATGCCCAACCCAAAATAATTATTGGGCAGGACAATTGGCCGCTTCTTGTCAATAGAAAATTAGTTGCTGGACCCTGGAACGGACCAGCAGTGAGCAAAACGCTTTTAGGTTGGGTACTTCACGGAAATTTGAAATACGGCGAGAAAAATCCAAATTCAGTGTGTCATATTCAATCTTTCgacattttcagagaaaaagatGACTTAGATGTTCTTCACGATCTTGTCAAAGAACAATGGAGactagagaaaattgaaaattctcagGAATTGGCTCCATCACCTCTAGATCGAAGAGCACAGAGGACTTTGGATACTACAATGACAAGAGTGGGACAAAGATATGAGACAGGACTACTATGGAGAAAAGAAGACTTAGTATTACCAGAAAGTAAAGCGAATGCCTTTAGACGACTTCGCTGTGTCGAACGGAAAATGGATAAAGACAAAGATTATGCAGAAATGTACactaaaaaatttgaagaaatggaaGAAAAGAAATACATAAGACGACTATCAAAGAGCGAGATTGAAGAAGAATCAAATAAAATTTGGTATCTGCCCCACTTCGGTGTAATCAATCCAAATAAGCCCAATAAATG GATAAAGCAATATGCTTTCACAGCGGACATAAAAGAGATGTTCCTTCAAGTCAGAGTAAGAAAAGAAGATTGTTATGCACAAAGAATACTCTGGAGAGGCATGAATAGAAACGTAGAACCTGATGTCTATGAAATCATGGTTGTATTTTTTGGCTCATCCTGCGGACCGTGTCTGGCTCAAGAGGCCAAAAATAGGAATGCCAGAGATTTTGCAGAAAACTTTCCTGAGGCTTCAGAAGCTATTATACGTCATCATTATATGAATGAGTATTTGGGAAACGCAGATGAGTTGGAAGATGCCAAGAAATTGGTAAGAGACGTAATCTACGTTCATGGACAAGGTGGCTTCGTTATATGCAACTGGATTGCCAATGATGACAGAATTCTTGAGGACGTGGACATGGATCTTGTAGCACAAGGTCATAAGAAATTGGATAGTAATAATAAGGACATGGTGGAAAGAATTTTGGGTGTGTATTGGAATCCTGTAGAAGACACATTCTGTTTTCAGACAAAATTCAATAAGATCGATCGAGATATTTTGGATAACCGCAGAAGACCAACAAAAAGggacattttgaaaattgttatgtcaGTTTTTGATCCTTTGGGATTCTTGGCAAATTTCATCGTTCAAGGCAAAATTATTTTGCAAAATATTTGGAGAAGCAAAATTGGGTGGGACGATGAAATTACCCATACTCTCGAAAATCAATGGCAAATGTGGTTCTCagatttgaagaatatttataaattcaaaattccaaGACAATACTTCTCGTTGAATCGTCATAAGAGTAATATTCAATTACATGTATTTTGTGACGCCTCTGAGAACTGTTATGCAGCAGTTGCCTATATAAGAGTTCAAGAAGAACAAGCAATCCAAACCAACTTTGTCACCGCTAAGACTAGAGTAGCTCCGTTACGACCCCTATCAATTCCCAGACTGGAACTGCAAGGAGCTTTGATGGGTGCAcgtttaggaaattatttaaaaaaagaaatgaaCTTGAACATATCTTCTGTTTTCTATTGGACCGATTCAAGAACAGTTTTACATTGGATAAGATCAGAGGCACGACGATTCAAAGTATTCGTCGCTCAAAGGTTGGGAGAAATTCAGGATATCACTAATATCGCCGAGTGGAGATACGTATGTTCGAAAGAGAATGTAGCTGATGATGCCACAAAAAGAAAGATTTCTTGGGACAGTCAGCGATGGATGAACGGTCCTGATTTTCTGCGAAGAAATCCTGAAGATTGGCCAAGAGAGGTAGAAACTGAGAACTTCGGAATAGACCCAGACACTTTGGAAGAAAAGTTTGATAATGTTCTCATTATTTCAACCAAAACAATTTTGTCTACACCTGATGCTctaagattttcgaaatggcaAAGATTGCTTCGAACTACTTCTTATGTCTTGAGATTTATCGACATTATGAAGAGACGGTGTACAGGAAAAGGAGAACTTTCGGTTGAAGAGATCAACAAAGCTGAAAACCTTCTTTTCAGAAAAGTACAGGAGGAATCTTTCATGGAAGAAATAAATGCACTGATGCAAGGTAAACCCTTCTCATCGAGTAGCAGACTCCGAACACTAAATTGTTTTTTGTCGGAACAAGATGGACTTTTGAGACTTGCTGGGAGATTAGAAAAATCCGAATTGAATGTACAGACAAGGAAACCTATCATTTTGGATCCACAACACAAAATTACGAAGCTTATAGTCCAAAAATATCACGAAGATGTTCACCATCATGGACAAGAAATAGTGATTAACAATTTGCGacaaaaattttggattttgaGGTTGAGACAAACCGTCAAAAGCATTTGGAATAGTTGCCAGCTTTGCAAAATTCGACGTGCAACCCCAAGAATTCCAGTTATGGGTCAACTACCAGAATGCCGTATTCAACCGACTATCAGAGCCTTCATCAAAACAGGTATTGACTATTTTGGGCCCCTGGAAGTCACAGTAAAAAGAAGCCGGGAGAAAAGGTACGGAGCTATTTTCACATGCATGACGACTCGTGCTGTACATTTAGAAATAGCTCATGACCTGACAACCAATTCCTTCATCAATGTTCTTCGACAATTCGGCTGTCGGAGAGGCTTTCCAGATGAAATTTATTGTGACAATGGTTCTTGTTTTAAGAGTGCTGAGAAGGAAATTACCgaagaattcaagaaaattgagaaaaaagaaattttggatttcaCTGTGATgagaaaaatcaagtttttcttcaacccccCTCTAGCACCACATACGGGTGGGAGCTGGGAGAGATTAATACAAAGTATcaagaaaataatgaaagaaattttgaaatgcAGATATCCGCCAGAACATGTACTCCGGACAGTACTTTTAGAATGTGAAAGCATTCTCAACTCTAGGCCATTGACTCATCTATCACTTGATTCGGACGATGCAGAAAGTTTGACTCCCAATCATTTCTTGATTGGACCATCTAATATTTCACCATCATTCACCGAAACTGTAGAAAAAGACTTAAATTTGATGTCTTCTTGGAGAGCTGCACAAAGGTTAGCCGATATGTTTTGGTCAAAATGGTCAAGAGAATATTTACCTACGTTAATCAGAAGCAGTAAATGGTATAGAGACAATGGAGAAAGAAGTATACAACTGGGAGACGTTGTTATAATGGTGGATCCAGATGGACCTAGGAATTTATGGCAGAAGGCTGTTGTTATCAACGTCTACCCAGCAAAGGATGGGAAAATAAGAACAGTGGATGTTAGAAACTCCAACAACACCATTTATCGAAGACATGTTGCAAAACTTATTGTTTTAGATGTTAAGAAGTAA
- the LOC123315939 gene encoding uncharacterized protein K02A2.6-like, with product MQVNFAVEVFKYFAKQNGIDHVRTAPYHPQSNGQVERFVDTFKRALRKIERGGQPLGQQIQTFLATYRTTPSRYTPNGTSPAEVLLGRKVRTTLDLLLPSRVGHQDNDNDAIPSKSFEIGDMIYCQVHSNKSYKWKPGRITDKIGNVMYEISLENSQRILRVHANQLKKRYVKCSGNENDILPLEILMESFEISKNQGKNVATTSSAESRELLQPEPILEVIPDRVVQNSQQEMDISAKPRCEVRPTRTKRIPRYLKDFELRKGDVGNE from the coding sequence ATGCAAGTCAATTTTGCAGTAgaagttttcaaatattttgcaaAACAAAATGGAATCGATCACGTAAGGACAGCACCCTACCACCCGCAATCCAATGGTCAAGTGGAAAGGTTTGTCGATACTTTCAAACGAgcattgagaaaaattgaaagGGGTGGACAACCATTGGGACAACAGATTCAGACATTTTTAGCGACTTACCGAACTACTCCAAGCCGTTATACgccaaatggaacatctccagCAGAAGTGCTCCTCGGTAGGAAAGTTAGAACAACTCTTGACCTATTGTTGCCATCTCGAGTAGGTCATCAAGATAACGACAATGATGCTATACCTTCCAAATCATTTGAAATTGGTGATATGATTTATTGCCAAGTTCATAGTAATAAAAGTTACAAATGGAAACCTGGAAGAATCACCGACAAGATCGGGAATGTCATGTATGAAATATCACTTGAAAATTCCCAGAGAATTTTGAGAGTACATGCAAATCAGTTGAAGAAAAGATATGTTAAGTGTTCTGGTAACGAGAATGACATTCTGCCCCTCGAAATTCTGATGGAATCCTTTGAGATATCTAAGAATCAGGGAAAAAATGTGGCCACGACTTCATCAGCCGAATCAAGGGAACTACTTCAACCCGAGCCTATCCTTGAAGTTATCCCAGACCGCGTTGTACaaaatagtcaacaagaaatgGACATATCTGCAAAGCCTCGATGTGAAGTTAGACCAACTAGAACTAAACGAATTCCTCGTTACCTGAAAGATTTTGAACTCAGAAAGGGAGATGTTGGGAACGAGTGA